The following proteins come from a genomic window of Verrucomicrobiota bacterium:
- the hpnI gene encoding bacteriohopanetetrol glucosamine biosynthesis glycosyltransferase HpnI yields MLWTTFLGSLALLSFLITIWQWLAARRFPLHQRLTDTSFVPAVTLLKPLKGCDSETTGCLGTWLTQDYPGKVQILFGVASADDPVCAIVRQLIKEHPACEAELIVCGESLGANAKVSTLIQLERAAAHNYLVISDADVRVPPDLLTNLMLPLRQAEVGLVNCFYCLANPSTLSMQWEAIAINADFWSQVLQSRTLKPLGFALGAVMAMKREALQKTGGFAALADYLADDYQLGNKIVRAGWRIELCPVVVECWEAPRTWREVWRHQLRWARTIRACQPLPYFFSILSNATLWPLLWWFALPRSTPFFVLCLLVRLLTALNNHGRLTRSTAHRGSLWLVPVKDLSQAALWLLAFTGNHLEWRGQRFRLQRDGKLVKD; encoded by the coding sequence CCCTGCTCAGTTTTCTCATCACCATCTGGCAATGGCTTGCCGCGCGGCGCTTTCCGCTGCATCAACGCCTCACCGACACGTCATTCGTGCCCGCCGTCACATTGCTGAAACCGCTCAAGGGTTGCGACTCGGAAACTACCGGGTGTCTGGGCACTTGGTTGACGCAAGATTATCCGGGCAAAGTGCAAATCCTGTTTGGCGTTGCTTCGGCGGACGATCCCGTTTGTGCGATTGTCCGGCAGTTGATCAAGGAACATCCGGCGTGTGAAGCCGAACTGATCGTTTGCGGGGAGTCGCTCGGCGCGAACGCCAAAGTTTCGACGTTGATCCAGCTCGAACGCGCGGCGGCGCACAACTATCTCGTGATTAGCGACGCCGATGTGCGGGTGCCGCCGGATTTGTTGACAAATTTGATGTTACCGCTGCGCCAGGCCGAAGTCGGTTTGGTGAATTGTTTCTATTGCCTGGCCAATCCCTCGACGCTGTCGATGCAGTGGGAAGCCATCGCCATCAACGCCGACTTTTGGAGCCAGGTCCTGCAATCGCGCACGCTCAAGCCGCTCGGCTTTGCCCTTGGCGCAGTGATGGCGATGAAACGCGAGGCGTTGCAAAAAACCGGCGGTTTTGCAGCGCTCGCCGATTATCTCGCCGACGACTACCAACTCGGAAATAAAATTGTGCGGGCCGGCTGGCGCATCGAACTGTGTCCGGTTGTCGTCGAATGTTGGGAAGCACCGAGAACGTGGCGCGAAGTCTGGCGGCATCAACTCCGCTGGGCGCGCACGATTCGCGCCTGTCAGCCGCTGCCGTATTTCTTCAGTATCCTGAGCAATGCGACGCTGTGGCCGCTGCTGTGGTGGTTTGCTTTGCCTCGCAGTACACCGTTCTTTGTCCTCTGCCTGTTGGTTCGCCTGCTCACAGCACTGAACAATCACGGGCGATTGACCCGGTCAACAGCGCACCGTGGTTCTTTGTGGCTCGTTCCCGTGAAGGATTTGTCGCAAGCGGCCTTGTGGTTGCTCGCCTTCACGGGCAATCACCTTGAATGGCGCGGACAAAGGTTTCGCCTGCAGCGGGACGGCAAACTTGTGAAAGATTAA